One genomic window of Lytechinus variegatus isolate NC3 chromosome 1, Lvar_3.0, whole genome shotgun sequence includes the following:
- the LOC121418765 gene encoding cytochrome P450 2U1-like, with amino-acid sequence MSLGCVIGTFAGLGLQTILVGLLGALLVIWCFGSRKQTTSNLPPGPTGLPLLGYLPFLKLPPFKGFTHLTKQYGGLISLRLGTKLCVVLNDVDSVRQSLIKEADVFTDRNVPIEYSLALPLEGSLAFASGDKWRELRTFVAKSFRLFEVEKEKLESVIVRESERLCKAFHEEAVESSSGGDAFDPHHIIKNAVSNIICSLCFGQTYEYSDPEFKHILTVVGNSFRSLSPSGLLLVSRYFYYTPLYREVRHDLAVLQDFIRGIVQRHQETFDPDNTRDIIDMYLAEVRQLKEDGKETYLKEENIWRGVFDIFLAASESMTSALRWILLYLIAYPELQRKIRADILRVIGPSRNPTIKDRDELPLVEATCMEVLRLRPPAPMGGPRQVKRDVKVKGYVIPEGTLVLTNLWHIHQNAENWQDPERFNPSRFLNEDGKELVKNPAFLPYGAGRRLCIGDRIARMQMFLFLTTLIRRFEFSLPDGDVPDFNVDGGNFTLSAVPFKIIAREVESNMAPTAVHTQIED; translated from the exons ATGTCACTTGGTTGTGTAATCGGAACGTTTGCTGGCCTTGGGTTGCAGACGATATTAGTTGGGTTGCTTGGCGCCCTTTTGGTTATCTGGTGTTTTGGATCGAGAAAACAGACGACATCCAACCTTCCACCGGGACCCACGGGTCTACCGCTTTTGGGATACCTGCCTTTTCTCAAACTGCCGCCGTTCAAAG GTTTCACACATTTGACAAAGCAATATGGCGGACTGATCAGCCTCCGACTCGGCACCAAACTCTGCGTGGTCCTCAACGATGTCGACTCTGTCAGGCAATCCCTGATCAAGGAAGCCGATGTCTTCACCGACCGCAACGTCCCCATCGAATACTCGCTTGCTCTTCCATTAGAAG GAAGTCTCGCGTTTGCCAGTGGAGACAAATGGAGAGAACTGCGGACGTTCGTCGCCAAGTCGTTCAGATTGTTTGAAGTTGAAAAGGAGAAGTTGGAGTCTGTGATCGTGAGAGAGTCGGAGCGACTTTGCAAGGCTTTTCATGAGGAAGCAGTTGAAAG CTCCTCAGGTGGGGATGCCTTTGACCCACATCACATCATCAAGAACGCTGTCTCCAACATCATCTGCAGTCTCTGTTTTGGTCAAACTTACGAGTACTCGGATCCAGAGTTCAAGCATATCCTCACCGTTGTAG GAAATTCTTTCCGGAGCTTATCACCGTCTGGGCTCCTCTTGGTCAGTAGATATTTCTACTATACCCCGCTCTACCGCGAAGTCCGCCACGACCTCGCGGTCCTCCAGGACTTCATCCGTGGGATCGTCCAGCGCCACCAGGAAACATTTGACCCGGACAACACCCGTGATATCATCGATATGTACCTGGCAGAGGTCAGACAGCTGAAGGAGGATGGAAAGGAAACATATCTTAAG GAAGAAAATATCTGGAGGGGTGTGTTCGATATCTTCCTCGCTGCTTCTGAATCGATGACGTCAGCATTGCGTTGGATCTTACTCTACCTTATTGCATACCCGGAGCTACAGAGAAAG atacgaGCTGACATTTTGCGAGTCATTGGGCCGTCTCGTAACCCAACCATCAAAGACCGCGACGAACTCCCGCTCGTCGAAGCTACGTGCATGGAAGTCCTTCGACTTCGACCACCGGCTCCTATGGGCGGTCCTCGACAGGTCAAGAGGgatgttaaggtcaaaggttatgtCATCCCGGAAGGGACGCTGGTCCTGACTAACCTCTGGCACATTCATCAGAACGCTGAAAATTGGCAGGATCCTGAGCGGTTTAACCCGAGTCGTTTTTTGAATGAAGATGGAAAGGAGTTGGTGAAGAATCCGGCTTTCTTGCCATACGGAGCAG GTAGGCGTCTATGCATTGGAGACCGAATCGCTAGGATGCAGATGTTTTTATTCCTAACCACcttaatccgaaggttcgaatTTTCCTTGCCGGATGGCGATGTTCCCGATTTCAACGTCGATGGTGGCAACTTCACTCTTTCCGCAGTGCCCTTCAAAATCATTGCCAGAGAAGTGGAGAGCAATATGGCCCCTACCGCCGTGCACACACAAATAGAAGATTGa